In Felis catus isolate Fca126 chromosome A2, F.catus_Fca126_mat1.0, whole genome shotgun sequence, the following proteins share a genomic window:
- the MIDN gene encoding midnolin isoform X1: MEPQPGGARSCRRGAPGGACELGPSAEAAPMSLAIHSTTGTRYELSVPPDETVEGLRKRLSQRLKVPKERLALLHKDTRLSSGKLQEFGVGDGSKLTLVPTVEAGLMSQASRPEQSVMQALESLTETQPPVAPGPGRAGGGVFRKYRFILFKHPWHRQGPQSPERGGERPQVSDFLSGRSPLTLALRVGDHMMFVQLQLAAQHTPLQHRHVLAAAAAAAAAARGGPSVTAPVSSPCRPVSSAARVPPVSSSPAPASPSPVTAGSFRSHSAATCPEQMDCSPPASAGSLASTPGGSPASTPGGSPASRSRKPGAVIESFVNHAPGVFSGTFSGTLHPNCQDSSGRPRRDIGTILQILNDLLSATRHYQGMPPSLTQLRCHAQCAPASPAPDLTPKTTSCEKLAAAAPASLSQARTCKPLGDRLRQTENRATRCKVERLQLLLQQKRLRRKARRDARGPYHWPPSRKAGRSDTSGGGGGGGPSEASGLGLDFEDSVWKPEVNPDIKSEFVVA, encoded by the exons ATGGAGCCGCAGCCCGGCGGCGCCCGGAGCTGCCGGCGCGGGGCCCCCGGCGGCGCCTGCGAGCTGGGCCCGTCGGCCGAGGCGGCTCCCATGAGCCTGGCCATCCACAGCACGACGGGCACCCGCTACGAGCTGTCGGTGCCCCCGGACGAAACGGTGGAGGGGCTGCGCAAGCGGCTGTCCCAGAGGCTCAAAGTGCCCAAGGAGCGCCTGGCACTGCTCCACAAAGACAC ccGGCTCAGTTCGGGGAAGCTGCAGGAGTTCGGCGTGGGGGATGGCAGCAAGCTGACGCTGGTACCCACCGTGGAGGCGGGCCTCATG TCGCAGGCCTCAAGGCCAGAGCAGTCTGTGATGCAGGCCCTGGAGAGCTTGACTGAGACACAG CCCCCAGTGGCGCCCGGGCCAGGCCGGGCTGGCGGAGGCGTCTTCCGGAAATACCGATTCATTTTATTTAAGCATCCGTGGCACCGACAGGGAccccagagcccagagaggggcgGCGAGAGGCCCCAG GTCAGTGACTTCTTGTCCGGCCGCTCGCCACTGACCCTGGCGCTGCGCGTGGGTGACCACATGATGTTCGTCCAGCTGCAGCTGGCCGCCCAGCATACCCCGCTGCAACACCGCCACGTGCtggcggccgccgccgccgccgccgccgccgcccgggggGGCCCCAGCGTGACCGCCCCTGTGTCCTCTCCCTGCCGGCCAGTGTCCAGCGCCGCCCGAGTGCCCCCGGTGTccagcagccctgcccctgcGTCCCCCTCACCCGTCACAGCCGGCTCTTTCCGATCCCACTCAGCTGCCACCTGCCCCGAG CAGATGGACTGCTCGCCCCCGGCCAGTGCTGGCAGCCTCGCGTCCACCCCCGGCGGGAGCCCCGCGTCCACCCCCGGCGGGAGCCCCGCCTCCCGCTCCCGCAAACCCGGCGCTGTCATCGAGAGCTTCGTGAACCACGCCCCGGGGGTGTTCTCAGGGACCTTCTCTG GCACGCTGCACCCCAACTGCCAGGATAGTAGCGGGCGGCCGCGGCGTGACATCGGCACCATCCTGCAGATCCTCAACGACCTTCTGAGTGCCACGCGGCACTACCAGGGCATGCCCCCGTCGCTGACCCAGCTCCGCTGCCATGCCCAGTGCGCGCCCGCCTCGCCCGCCCCGGACCTCACCCCCAAAACTACCTCCTGTGAGAAGCTGGCGGCTGCAGCCCCCGCCTCCCTGAGCCAGGCCCGCACGTGCAAGCCTCTGG ggGACCGGCTGCGGCAGACGGAGAACCGGGCCACCCGCTGCAAGGTGGAGCGCCTACAGCTGCTGCTTCAGCAGAAGCGGCTCCGCAGGAAGGCGCGACGCGACGCCCGCGGCCCCTACCACTGGCCGCCCAGCCGCAAGGCCGGCCGCAGCGACACCAGCGGGGGAGGCGGTGGCGGCGGCCCCAGCGAGGCCTCCGGCTTGGGCCTCGACTTTGAGGACTCCGTTTGGAAGCCGGAAGTCAATCCTGACATTAAGTCAGAGTTCGTGGTGGCCTAG
- the MIDN gene encoding midnolin isoform X2, whose translation MEPQPGGARSCRRGAPGGACELGPSAEAAPMSLAIHSTTGTRYELSVPPDETVEGLRKRLSQRLKVPKERLALLHKDTRLSSGKLQEFGVGDGSKLTLVPTVEAGLMSQASRPEQSVMQALESLTETQPPVAPGPGRAGGGVFRKYRFILFKHPWHRQGPQSPERGGERPQVSDFLSGRSPLTLALRVGDHMMFVQLQLAAQHTPLQHRHVLAAAAAAAAAARGGPSVTAPVSSPCRPVSSAARVPPVSSSPAPASPSPVTAGSFRSHSAATCPEMDCSPPASAGSLASTPGGSPASTPGGSPASRSRKPGAVIESFVNHAPGVFSGTFSGTLHPNCQDSSGRPRRDIGTILQILNDLLSATRHYQGMPPSLTQLRCHAQCAPASPAPDLTPKTTSCEKLAAAAPASLSQARTCKPLGDRLRQTENRATRCKVERLQLLLQQKRLRRKARRDARGPYHWPPSRKAGRSDTSGGGGGGGPSEASGLGLDFEDSVWKPEVNPDIKSEFVVA comes from the exons ATGGAGCCGCAGCCCGGCGGCGCCCGGAGCTGCCGGCGCGGGGCCCCCGGCGGCGCCTGCGAGCTGGGCCCGTCGGCCGAGGCGGCTCCCATGAGCCTGGCCATCCACAGCACGACGGGCACCCGCTACGAGCTGTCGGTGCCCCCGGACGAAACGGTGGAGGGGCTGCGCAAGCGGCTGTCCCAGAGGCTCAAAGTGCCCAAGGAGCGCCTGGCACTGCTCCACAAAGACAC ccGGCTCAGTTCGGGGAAGCTGCAGGAGTTCGGCGTGGGGGATGGCAGCAAGCTGACGCTGGTACCCACCGTGGAGGCGGGCCTCATG TCGCAGGCCTCAAGGCCAGAGCAGTCTGTGATGCAGGCCCTGGAGAGCTTGACTGAGACACAG CCCCCAGTGGCGCCCGGGCCAGGCCGGGCTGGCGGAGGCGTCTTCCGGAAATACCGATTCATTTTATTTAAGCATCCGTGGCACCGACAGGGAccccagagcccagagaggggcgGCGAGAGGCCCCAG GTCAGTGACTTCTTGTCCGGCCGCTCGCCACTGACCCTGGCGCTGCGCGTGGGTGACCACATGATGTTCGTCCAGCTGCAGCTGGCCGCCCAGCATACCCCGCTGCAACACCGCCACGTGCtggcggccgccgccgccgccgccgccgccgcccgggggGGCCCCAGCGTGACCGCCCCTGTGTCCTCTCCCTGCCGGCCAGTGTCCAGCGCCGCCCGAGTGCCCCCGGTGTccagcagccctgcccctgcGTCCCCCTCACCCGTCACAGCCGGCTCTTTCCGATCCCACTCAGCTGCCACCTGCCCCGAG ATGGACTGCTCGCCCCCGGCCAGTGCTGGCAGCCTCGCGTCCACCCCCGGCGGGAGCCCCGCGTCCACCCCCGGCGGGAGCCCCGCCTCCCGCTCCCGCAAACCCGGCGCTGTCATCGAGAGCTTCGTGAACCACGCCCCGGGGGTGTTCTCAGGGACCTTCTCTG GCACGCTGCACCCCAACTGCCAGGATAGTAGCGGGCGGCCGCGGCGTGACATCGGCACCATCCTGCAGATCCTCAACGACCTTCTGAGTGCCACGCGGCACTACCAGGGCATGCCCCCGTCGCTGACCCAGCTCCGCTGCCATGCCCAGTGCGCGCCCGCCTCGCCCGCCCCGGACCTCACCCCCAAAACTACCTCCTGTGAGAAGCTGGCGGCTGCAGCCCCCGCCTCCCTGAGCCAGGCCCGCACGTGCAAGCCTCTGG ggGACCGGCTGCGGCAGACGGAGAACCGGGCCACCCGCTGCAAGGTGGAGCGCCTACAGCTGCTGCTTCAGCAGAAGCGGCTCCGCAGGAAGGCGCGACGCGACGCCCGCGGCCCCTACCACTGGCCGCCCAGCCGCAAGGCCGGCCGCAGCGACACCAGCGGGGGAGGCGGTGGCGGCGGCCCCAGCGAGGCCTCCGGCTTGGGCCTCGACTTTGAGGACTCCGTTTGGAAGCCGGAAGTCAATCCTGACATTAAGTCAGAGTTCGTGGTGGCCTAG
- the MIDN gene encoding midnolin isoform X4, whose product MEPQPGGARSCRRGAPGGACELGPSAEAAPMSLAIHSTTGTRYELSVPPDETVEGLRKRLSQRLKVPKERLALLHKDTRLSSGKLQEFGVGDGSKLTLVPTVEAGLMSQASRPEQSVMQALESLTETQVSDFLSGRSPLTLALRVGDHMMFVQLQLAAQHTPLQHRHVLAAAAAAAAAARGGPSVTAPVSSPCRPVSSAARVPPVSSSPAPASPSPVTAGSFRSHSAATCPEMDCSPPASAGSLASTPGGSPASTPGGSPASRSRKPGAVIESFVNHAPGVFSGTFSGTLHPNCQDSSGRPRRDIGTILQILNDLLSATRHYQGMPPSLTQLRCHAQCAPASPAPDLTPKTTSCEKLAAAAPASLSQARTCKPLGDRLRQTENRATRCKVERLQLLLQQKRLRRKARRDARGPYHWPPSRKAGRSDTSGGGGGGGPSEASGLGLDFEDSVWKPEVNPDIKSEFVVA is encoded by the exons ATGGAGCCGCAGCCCGGCGGCGCCCGGAGCTGCCGGCGCGGGGCCCCCGGCGGCGCCTGCGAGCTGGGCCCGTCGGCCGAGGCGGCTCCCATGAGCCTGGCCATCCACAGCACGACGGGCACCCGCTACGAGCTGTCGGTGCCCCCGGACGAAACGGTGGAGGGGCTGCGCAAGCGGCTGTCCCAGAGGCTCAAAGTGCCCAAGGAGCGCCTGGCACTGCTCCACAAAGACAC ccGGCTCAGTTCGGGGAAGCTGCAGGAGTTCGGCGTGGGGGATGGCAGCAAGCTGACGCTGGTACCCACCGTGGAGGCGGGCCTCATG TCGCAGGCCTCAAGGCCAGAGCAGTCTGTGATGCAGGCCCTGGAGAGCTTGACTGAGACACAG GTCAGTGACTTCTTGTCCGGCCGCTCGCCACTGACCCTGGCGCTGCGCGTGGGTGACCACATGATGTTCGTCCAGCTGCAGCTGGCCGCCCAGCATACCCCGCTGCAACACCGCCACGTGCtggcggccgccgccgccgccgccgccgccgcccgggggGGCCCCAGCGTGACCGCCCCTGTGTCCTCTCCCTGCCGGCCAGTGTCCAGCGCCGCCCGAGTGCCCCCGGTGTccagcagccctgcccctgcGTCCCCCTCACCCGTCACAGCCGGCTCTTTCCGATCCCACTCAGCTGCCACCTGCCCCGAG ATGGACTGCTCGCCCCCGGCCAGTGCTGGCAGCCTCGCGTCCACCCCCGGCGGGAGCCCCGCGTCCACCCCCGGCGGGAGCCCCGCCTCCCGCTCCCGCAAACCCGGCGCTGTCATCGAGAGCTTCGTGAACCACGCCCCGGGGGTGTTCTCAGGGACCTTCTCTG GCACGCTGCACCCCAACTGCCAGGATAGTAGCGGGCGGCCGCGGCGTGACATCGGCACCATCCTGCAGATCCTCAACGACCTTCTGAGTGCCACGCGGCACTACCAGGGCATGCCCCCGTCGCTGACCCAGCTCCGCTGCCATGCCCAGTGCGCGCCCGCCTCGCCCGCCCCGGACCTCACCCCCAAAACTACCTCCTGTGAGAAGCTGGCGGCTGCAGCCCCCGCCTCCCTGAGCCAGGCCCGCACGTGCAAGCCTCTGG ggGACCGGCTGCGGCAGACGGAGAACCGGGCCACCCGCTGCAAGGTGGAGCGCCTACAGCTGCTGCTTCAGCAGAAGCGGCTCCGCAGGAAGGCGCGACGCGACGCCCGCGGCCCCTACCACTGGCCGCCCAGCCGCAAGGCCGGCCGCAGCGACACCAGCGGGGGAGGCGGTGGCGGCGGCCCCAGCGAGGCCTCCGGCTTGGGCCTCGACTTTGAGGACTCCGTTTGGAAGCCGGAAGTCAATCCTGACATTAAGTCAGAGTTCGTGGTGGCCTAG
- the MIDN gene encoding midnolin isoform X3: protein MEPQPGGARSCRRGAPGGACELGPSAEAAPMSLAIHSTTGTRYELSVPPDETVEGLRKRLSQRLKVPKERLALLHKDTRLSSGKLQEFGVGDGSKLTLVPTVEAGLMSQASRPEQSVMQALESLTETQVSDFLSGRSPLTLALRVGDHMMFVQLQLAAQHTPLQHRHVLAAAAAAAAAARGGPSVTAPVSSPCRPVSSAARVPPVSSSPAPASPSPVTAGSFRSHSAATCPEQMDCSPPASAGSLASTPGGSPASTPGGSPASRSRKPGAVIESFVNHAPGVFSGTFSGTLHPNCQDSSGRPRRDIGTILQILNDLLSATRHYQGMPPSLTQLRCHAQCAPASPAPDLTPKTTSCEKLAAAAPASLSQARTCKPLGDRLRQTENRATRCKVERLQLLLQQKRLRRKARRDARGPYHWPPSRKAGRSDTSGGGGGGGPSEASGLGLDFEDSVWKPEVNPDIKSEFVVA from the exons ATGGAGCCGCAGCCCGGCGGCGCCCGGAGCTGCCGGCGCGGGGCCCCCGGCGGCGCCTGCGAGCTGGGCCCGTCGGCCGAGGCGGCTCCCATGAGCCTGGCCATCCACAGCACGACGGGCACCCGCTACGAGCTGTCGGTGCCCCCGGACGAAACGGTGGAGGGGCTGCGCAAGCGGCTGTCCCAGAGGCTCAAAGTGCCCAAGGAGCGCCTGGCACTGCTCCACAAAGACAC ccGGCTCAGTTCGGGGAAGCTGCAGGAGTTCGGCGTGGGGGATGGCAGCAAGCTGACGCTGGTACCCACCGTGGAGGCGGGCCTCATG TCGCAGGCCTCAAGGCCAGAGCAGTCTGTGATGCAGGCCCTGGAGAGCTTGACTGAGACACAG GTCAGTGACTTCTTGTCCGGCCGCTCGCCACTGACCCTGGCGCTGCGCGTGGGTGACCACATGATGTTCGTCCAGCTGCAGCTGGCCGCCCAGCATACCCCGCTGCAACACCGCCACGTGCtggcggccgccgccgccgccgccgccgccgcccgggggGGCCCCAGCGTGACCGCCCCTGTGTCCTCTCCCTGCCGGCCAGTGTCCAGCGCCGCCCGAGTGCCCCCGGTGTccagcagccctgcccctgcGTCCCCCTCACCCGTCACAGCCGGCTCTTTCCGATCCCACTCAGCTGCCACCTGCCCCGAG CAGATGGACTGCTCGCCCCCGGCCAGTGCTGGCAGCCTCGCGTCCACCCCCGGCGGGAGCCCCGCGTCCACCCCCGGCGGGAGCCCCGCCTCCCGCTCCCGCAAACCCGGCGCTGTCATCGAGAGCTTCGTGAACCACGCCCCGGGGGTGTTCTCAGGGACCTTCTCTG GCACGCTGCACCCCAACTGCCAGGATAGTAGCGGGCGGCCGCGGCGTGACATCGGCACCATCCTGCAGATCCTCAACGACCTTCTGAGTGCCACGCGGCACTACCAGGGCATGCCCCCGTCGCTGACCCAGCTCCGCTGCCATGCCCAGTGCGCGCCCGCCTCGCCCGCCCCGGACCTCACCCCCAAAACTACCTCCTGTGAGAAGCTGGCGGCTGCAGCCCCCGCCTCCCTGAGCCAGGCCCGCACGTGCAAGCCTCTGG ggGACCGGCTGCGGCAGACGGAGAACCGGGCCACCCGCTGCAAGGTGGAGCGCCTACAGCTGCTGCTTCAGCAGAAGCGGCTCCGCAGGAAGGCGCGACGCGACGCCCGCGGCCCCTACCACTGGCCGCCCAGCCGCAAGGCCGGCCGCAGCGACACCAGCGGGGGAGGCGGTGGCGGCGGCCCCAGCGAGGCCTCCGGCTTGGGCCTCGACTTTGAGGACTCCGTTTGGAAGCCGGAAGTCAATCCTGACATTAAGTCAGAGTTCGTGGTGGCCTAG